From the Opitutia bacterium genome, one window contains:
- a CDS encoding SDR family oxidoreductase — MKILLTGSSSGIGRALAERLVQHGHEVWGLARSAQESIGPKFHAIRCDVGEWAQVERACAEVHAQTASLDAVIACAGVQGEIGPALSADPLGWSATVRANLDGTFYTLRASQPLLARTARRAKVVCFSGGGATKSRLNFSAYGVAKTGVVRLVETIAEEMRGQPYDINAIAPGAINTRLTDEVIAKGPAIVGAAEYAAALKQKQTGGSSLARALDLVEYLLSEQSDGITGRLLSAPWDPWETLHTKAVELAASDIYTLRRIVPEERGKKF; from the coding sequence ATGAAAATCCTTCTCACGGGCTCCAGCTCCGGCATAGGCCGCGCTCTCGCCGAGCGCCTCGTCCAGCACGGCCACGAAGTCTGGGGCCTCGCCCGCTCGGCGCAGGAATCGATCGGGCCGAAGTTCCATGCCATCCGCTGCGACGTGGGCGAGTGGGCCCAGGTCGAGCGCGCGTGCGCCGAGGTGCACGCGCAGACCGCCTCGCTCGATGCCGTCATCGCCTGCGCGGGCGTGCAGGGCGAGATCGGCCCGGCGCTCAGCGCCGACCCGCTCGGGTGGAGCGCCACCGTGCGCGCGAATCTCGACGGCACGTTCTACACGCTGCGCGCCAGCCAGCCGCTCCTCGCCCGCACCGCGCGCCGCGCCAAAGTCGTGTGCTTCTCCGGCGGCGGCGCCACGAAGTCACGTCTCAATTTCTCCGCCTACGGCGTGGCCAAAACCGGCGTCGTCCGCCTGGTCGAAACCATCGCCGAGGAAATGCGCGGCCAGCCCTACGACATCAACGCCATCGCGCCGGGCGCCATCAACACTCGCCTCACCGACGAGGTCATCGCCAAGGGCCCCGCGATCGTCGGCGCGGCCGAATACGCCGCGGCGCTGAAGCAGAAGCAAACCGGCGGATCCTCGCTCGCCCGCGCGCTCGATCTCGTCGAATACCTGCTCTCCGAACAATCCGACGGCATCACCGGCCGCCTGCTCAGCGCACCATGGGACCCTTGGGAGACGCTGCACACGAAGGCCGTGGAACTCGCCGCGTCGGACATCTACACCTTGCGCCGCATCGTGCCGGAAGAGCGCGGCAAGAAGTTCTGA